Proteins from a genomic interval of Chroococcidiopsis thermalis PCC 7203:
- a CDS encoding FecR domain-containing protein: MKWWQRLLAPGFIAGNLVAMFGSLALAQSDLLTQAEIYKLVNRVQLWLKNQPPRSAQVADMVQPLDAVKTDPLARADLVFNEGSLVRLGGNAIFRFVPGSRSFQLRNGTALFIFPPGDESGTVVTPEAVVTAPGTAVWVQHNSDKHMTSIGVLTENPQVPVTVATSGGEGVVVLDAGQRTAVKQGELTAVKDMSLRRFYKACNLAADLGTAEETPSDSLPPQAQNTILTVRNQAIAALEDQFREETEPPPGFEQIVPCTVKEEPKGISTDPQNVFQGFPSVPSRR, from the coding sequence ATGAAATGGTGGCAACGTTTGCTCGCGCCAGGATTTATCGCAGGTAATCTGGTAGCCATGTTCGGCAGTCTAGCGCTCGCGCAGTCAGATTTGTTGACTCAAGCAGAAATTTATAAATTAGTCAATCGAGTTCAATTATGGCTGAAAAACCAACCGCCGCGATCGGCGCAAGTTGCAGACATGGTTCAGCCTCTAGATGCAGTCAAAACCGATCCCCTCGCTAGAGCAGATTTAGTTTTTAATGAAGGTTCGCTGGTGCGGTTAGGGGGAAATGCTATTTTTCGCTTTGTACCTGGTAGCCGTAGTTTTCAGTTGCGTAACGGTACTGCCTTGTTTATTTTTCCACCTGGAGATGAGAGCGGTACTGTTGTGACACCAGAAGCTGTAGTCACAGCGCCGGGAACAGCCGTATGGGTGCAGCATAACTCAGATAAACACATGACATCAATTGGAGTTTTGACCGAAAACCCCCAAGTTCCCGTGACTGTTGCCACTTCTGGGGGTGAAGGCGTAGTGGTTTTAGATGCGGGACAGCGCACGGCTGTGAAACAAGGAGAATTGACAGCTGTAAAAGATATGAGCTTGAGGCGATTTTACAAAGCCTGCAATCTAGCGGCTGACTTAGGCACGGCGGAGGAAACACCGAGCGATAGCCTCCCGCCACAAGCACAAAATACGATTCTGACAGTCCGAAATCAGGCGATCGCCGCTTTAGAAGATCAATTCCGCGAAGAAACAGAACCCCCACCTGGTTTCGAGCAGATCGTACCGTGTACCGTTAAAGAAGAACCGAAAGGTATTTCAACAGATCCTCAAAATGTTTTTCAGGGTTTTCCATCTGTGCCGAGTAGGAGATGA
- a CDS encoding Mo-dependent nitrogenase C-terminal domain-containing protein has translation MFAPIALKSNICQWLESLEIHNPKFAHLFCQLIPARCPFERTISFFGRKLVHIPPLCKLNPFYEQIVYLRFKCLCFLADECGEDVTVYC, from the coding sequence ATGTTCGCACCAATCGCACTCAAAAGTAATATCTGCCAATGGTTAGAAAGCCTAGAAATTCACAATCCCAAATTCGCTCATCTGTTTTGTCAATTAATTCCCGCACGGTGTCCTTTTGAACGGACAATTAGCTTCTTTGGACGCAAGCTGGTTCACATTCCACCTCTATGTAAGTTAAATCCTTTCTACGAACAGATCGTTTACCTCCGCTTCAAGTGCCTGTGCTTCCTAGCAGACGAGTGCGGTGAAGATGTTACGGTTTATTGTTAA
- a CDS encoding sigma-70 family RNA polymerase sigma factor, with protein sequence MRPRQGIIEIFSTFLQFDADRFRAWVSDPHLRRSMQARLAQSPQMEAAENYWVLYWYKLWQTQPDSLAKAHLTAYLQEVCYWTAHKTSASFASSQYTLSDCFQMAIARFDKVLKGFNPQLGYGFKNYASAIFSSVLKDLLRQQQEVDISTNWSLLRRLSQKRLVESLQNAGLGVDVINRYVLAWNCFKTLYVPTQPTGTRQLPKPESETWEAIAKLYNQERITQLQPSGTECNAQTLEKWLVACAKAARSYLYPSLVSIDAPKPGQESGAFLDDLGSFEQDNYLNEMIAVEEQKKQQSRQTQMQAVLAEAIAKLDSQAQTIMQMYYGQGLTQQEIAKAIDTKQYTVSRRLTRARESMLLALAKWSQETLHITLTSEVLNNINTVLEEWLQVHYRRPSSLMESTS encoded by the coding sequence ATGCGTCCCCGTCAAGGCATTATCGAAATCTTTTCGACCTTTCTGCAATTTGACGCAGACCGCTTCCGTGCTTGGGTCAGCGACCCACACTTGCGGCGGAGTATGCAAGCTAGGCTGGCACAATCTCCGCAAATGGAGGCGGCGGAAAACTATTGGGTTCTTTATTGGTATAAGTTGTGGCAAACTCAGCCTGATAGTCTAGCTAAGGCACACCTTACCGCTTACTTGCAGGAAGTGTGCTACTGGACGGCACATAAAACGAGTGCCAGCTTTGCTTCATCCCAATACACCTTGTCTGATTGCTTTCAAATGGCGATCGCCCGTTTTGATAAGGTCTTAAAAGGCTTTAACCCCCAATTGGGTTACGGGTTTAAAAACTATGCCAGTGCGATTTTTAGCAGCGTCCTGAAAGATTTGCTGCGCCAACAGCAGGAAGTCGATATTTCGACAAATTGGTCGCTGCTGCGTCGCTTAAGTCAAAAAAGACTGGTAGAGTCTTTACAAAATGCCGGACTTGGTGTAGATGTTATTAACCGTTACGTCCTTGCTTGGAATTGCTTTAAAACGCTTTACGTTCCGACTCAGCCCACGGGAACCCGCCAACTGCCCAAACCGGAATCTGAGACTTGGGAGGCGATCGCTAAACTTTACAATCAAGAACGCATTACCCAACTCCAGCCATCAGGGACAGAATGTAACGCTCAGACGCTAGAAAAATGGCTTGTTGCCTGTGCCAAAGCCGCACGCTCTTACCTCTATCCCTCACTCGTATCGATCGACGCTCCCAAACCAGGACAAGAATCAGGAGCATTTCTGGACGATTTGGGTAGCTTCGAGCAAGATAATTACCTGAACGAAATGATCGCTGTTGAAGAACAGAAAAAACAGCAATCGCGACAAACTCAGATGCAGGCAGTTTTAGCAGAAGCGATCGCCAAACTGGACTCGCAAGCACAGACAATTATGCAAATGTACTACGGACAGGGACTGACGCAACAGGAAATTGCCAAGGCGATCGATACCAAACAATATACAGTTTCTCGCCGCCTCACCAGAGCCAGAGAAAGCATGTTACTGGCTTTGGCAAAATGGAGTCAAGAGACATTGCATATTACTCTGACATCAGAGGTACTCAATAATATCAACACAGTTTTAGAGGAATGGTTGCAGGTACATTACCGCCGTCCCTCCTCGCTCATGGAGTCTACCTCATGA
- a CDS encoding DUF1822 family protein: MTFDPSSLTLTDPTQVWLEVSDLVRSQAWQRSQACSHPSSRWNAYLNQVCLQTILPWLREEHAGKALAVPSFTALPSIWEFVNGTGVAWDRLRIVLIPTETIDLSELRVPQEWVDIPDWVADYYFGVQVDPDCASIRVWGYATHEQLKQNGSYDSQDRSYCLDEAHVIQNMSVLWVSRQLGITETTRRTVATLPVIPLAQVENLIPRLGSSEVVSPRLAVPFQLWGALISHGGWRQKLYHHRLGHPEQWSVLEWLQTGVSDAARQMGWGQSTWQPAIVAAARGTTQFFPEVLLTRHMIIAQQQYELRVMPRTGGVWRFELRHAMGDSIPAGFTLRLLTEDLQAFEGNEDTASKPVECLFVEVSLAPGEGLVWEIEPTPINYDREILRF; this comes from the coding sequence ATGACCTTCGATCCTAGCTCGCTAACTTTAACCGATCCGACACAGGTGTGGCTGGAAGTGTCGGATTTAGTGCGATCGCAGGCATGGCAGCGCAGCCAAGCTTGTTCTCATCCCAGCAGTCGTTGGAACGCCTATCTCAATCAAGTTTGCCTCCAGACTATATTACCCTGGTTGCGGGAAGAACATGCTGGAAAAGCTCTGGCTGTACCGAGTTTCACCGCTTTACCTAGCATCTGGGAATTTGTGAATGGGACGGGCGTAGCTTGGGACAGGCTGCGGATCGTCTTAATTCCAACAGAGACAATTGATTTAAGCGAACTGCGCGTGCCTCAAGAATGGGTAGACATTCCTGACTGGGTTGCTGATTATTACTTTGGCGTACAAGTAGACCCCGATTGCGCATCTATTAGAGTTTGGGGTTATGCTACTCACGAACAACTCAAACAAAATGGTAGCTACGATTCCCAAGACCGCAGCTATTGCCTAGATGAAGCCCATGTAATTCAGAACATGAGCGTATTGTGGGTAAGCAGACAACTCGGTATTACCGAAACGACACGCCGGACAGTTGCAACTTTACCTGTCATTCCCTTAGCACAGGTAGAAAATTTAATTCCCCGCCTGGGAAGCTCAGAAGTTGTGAGTCCGCGCTTGGCAGTACCGTTTCAATTATGGGGCGCGTTAATCTCGCATGGCGGTTGGCGACAAAAACTTTACCATCACCGTTTGGGACATCCCGAACAGTGGTCGGTTTTAGAATGGCTGCAAACAGGAGTATCGGACGCAGCAAGACAGATGGGATGGGGACAAAGCACCTGGCAACCAGCGATCGTGGCGGCTGCAAGAGGGACGACACAATTTTTTCCAGAAGTTTTGCTGACTCGCCACATGATTATTGCCCAGCAGCAGTATGAATTAAGAGTGATGCCTCGTACAGGGGGAGTCTGGCGATTTGAGTTACGTCATGCTATGGGCGATTCCATTCCTGCCGGATTTACACTACGTTTATTAACTGAAGACTTACAAGCATTTGAAGGCAACGAAGACACAGCTAGCAAACCTGTAGAATGTCTATTTGTCGAAGTCTCTCTTGCTCCAGGCGAAGGTTTAGTTTGGGAAATCGAACCCACCCCAATCAATTACGATCGCGAGATTTTGCGATTTTGA
- a CDS encoding EVE domain-containing protein produces MNYWLMKSEPQTYSISDLDRDRTTIWDGVRNYQARNYLRQMQVGDLAFFYHSNATPPGIVGLMRVVTPEVIDPTQFDSSSPYYDPKSDSHSPRWYTVKVEFVKVFPRFISLPTLKQKFSPEELGVVKQGNRLSVMPVTEAIAQRILALAQ; encoded by the coding sequence ATGAATTATTGGTTGATGAAATCAGAACCACAGACTTACAGCATTTCAGACCTCGATCGCGATCGCACCACAATTTGGGATGGGGTACGCAACTATCAAGCTCGCAACTATTTGCGTCAAATGCAAGTAGGAGATTTAGCTTTTTTCTACCACTCTAATGCCACACCCCCAGGAATTGTGGGTTTGATGCGAGTTGTCACACCTGAAGTTATCGATCCGACGCAGTTTGACTCTAGTAGCCCCTACTATGACCCAAAATCGGACTCTCATTCTCCGCGCTGGTACACAGTTAAAGTGGAATTTGTCAAGGTTTTTCCTCGATTTATTTCCTTACCTACGTTGAAACAAAAATTTAGCCCAGAAGAACTAGGCGTAGTCAAACAAGGTAATCGATTATCAGTAATGCCCGTTACCGAGGCGATCGCCCAAAGAATACTAGCATTGGCTCAGTAA